The Prevotella melaninogenica genome window below encodes:
- a CDS encoding cytochrome ubiquinol oxidase subunit I, with translation MENLLLAIDPGTVDWSRAQFALTAIYHWLFVPLTLGLAVVMGIMETCYYRTRKEFWRTATRFWQRLFGINFAMGVATGIILEFEFGTNWSNYSWFVGDIFGAPLAIEGILAFFMESTFVAVMFFGWNKVSAGFHLASTWLTGLGATLSAWWILVANAWMQYPIGCTFNPDTMRNEMTSFFDVALSPFAIDKFTHTITSSWILGAAFTVGVSCWYLLRKRHIELAKESIKVGAAVGLVASLLAGSTGHNSAYMVAQSQPMKLAAMEALYEGGTDQSLTAVAWVNPFEQPDYMNQSEPPMRIAVPNMLSILATKDAHGYVPGVKDIIRGYKKTDGTMEPSLKEKQERGRNAIQALKDYRAGKDKESNLKVLEKDMKYFGYGYIKDAKQVVPFIPVNFWSFRIMVGLGCFFILIFAVILFIVYKKDITRPRWLQRVGIALIPLAFIASECGWLVAEFGRQPWTIQDMLPTWAAVSDLSSGGIAFTFFLFLVLFTAMLTVEVSIMCKQIKKGPEL, from the coding sequence ATGGAAAACCTACTTTTAGCCATTGATCCAGGAACTGTTGACTGGTCACGTGCACAATTTGCACTGACAGCCATCTATCACTGGCTTTTCGTTCCCTTGACACTGGGCTTAGCTGTCGTAATGGGAATCATGGAGACTTGTTATTATCGCACCCGAAAGGAGTTTTGGCGTACTGCAACTCGTTTTTGGCAGCGATTGTTTGGTATTAATTTTGCCATGGGTGTTGCTACTGGTATCATCCTTGAGTTCGAGTTTGGAACTAATTGGAGCAATTATTCTTGGTTCGTTGGTGACATCTTTGGTGCACCACTTGCCATCGAAGGAATCTTGGCTTTCTTTATGGAGTCAACATTCGTTGCAGTGATGTTCTTCGGTTGGAACAAGGTTTCAGCGGGCTTCCACCTTGCATCAACATGGCTCACTGGATTGGGAGCAACGCTCTCAGCATGGTGGATTCTCGTGGCTAATGCGTGGATGCAGTATCCTATCGGTTGTACATTCAATCCTGATACGATGCGTAATGAGATGACCTCATTCTTCGATGTTGCACTGAGTCCATTTGCAATTGACAAGTTCACACATACCATTACTTCTTCTTGGATATTGGGCGCAGCATTCACAGTTGGTGTAAGCTGCTGGTATCTGCTTCGTAAGCGTCACATAGAGCTTGCAAAGGAGAGTATTAAGGTTGGTGCTGCTGTTGGTCTTGTAGCTTCTCTTTTAGCAGGTTCTACAGGTCATAACTCTGCTTATATGGTAGCGCAATCACAGCCAATGAAGCTTGCAGCCATGGAAGCTCTCTATGAAGGAGGTACTGATCAGAGTTTGACAGCAGTTGCTTGGGTGAACCCATTTGAGCAGCCTGATTACATGAACCAGTCTGAACCTCCTATGCGAATAGCTGTACCTAATATGCTTTCTATCCTTGCAACAAAGGATGCTCATGGCTATGTCCCTGGTGTAAAGGATATCATCCGTGGTTATAAGAAGACTGATGGCACAATGGAACCATCGTTGAAGGAGAAGCAGGAACGTGGTCGTAATGCTATCCAAGCACTTAAAGACTATCGTGCAGGAAAGGACAAAGAGTCTAATCTCAAAGTTCTTGAAAAGGATATGAAGTACTTTGGCTATGGATATATTAAGGATGCTAAGCAGGTTGTACCATTCATTCCTGTTAACTTCTGGTCATTCCGAATCATGGTTGGCCTTGGATGTTTCTTCATTCTTATCTTTGCAGTGATATTGTTTATTGTTTACAAGAAAGATATTACTCGTCCACGCTGGTTACAGAGAGTAGGTATTGCACTCATCCCATTAGCTTTTATTGCAAGTGAGTGTGGATGGCTTGTTGCCGAATTTGGCCGCCAGCCATGGACAATCCAGGATATGCTTCCAACATGGGCAGCAGTGAGCGACCTCTCAAGTGGTGGTATCGCATTCACCTTCTTCCTCTTCCTTGTTCTCTTTACTGCAATGTTGACAGTTGAAGTTAGTATTATGTGTAAGCAAATTAAGAAAGGACCAGAACTATGA
- a CDS encoding DUF4492 domain-containing protein: MNKNNFFYRAFDLYYDGFRHMTLGKTLWTVIIVKLAIMFLVLKIFFFPNFLKANAEKGKEGEFIEQQLMKR, encoded by the coding sequence GTGAACAAAAACAATTTCTTTTATCGTGCGTTTGACCTCTATTATGACGGGTTTCGGCACATGACATTGGGTAAAACACTTTGGACAGTGATAATAGTTAAGTTGGCTATTATGTTCCTTGTGTTAAAGATTTTCTTCTTTCCAAACTTTCTAAAAGCGAATGCGGAAAAAGGAAAAGAGGGTGAATTCATTGAGCAACAACTGATGAAAAGATAA
- a CDS encoding TolC family protein: MKKLFTIAMLLGVTLGIHAQEVYSLQKCRELALQNNRQLKVSRMTVDVAENTRKAAKTKYLPRVDALAGYQHFSREISLLSDDQKNAFSNLGTNTFGQLGGQIGQNLTSLAQQGILSPQMAQQLGQLFSNVATPLTQVGNNIGQSINDAFRSNTKNVYAGGIVVNQPIYMGGAIKAANDMAAIGEQVAQNNISLKRQLVLYGVDNAYWLAISLKKKEALATRYRDLAQKLNEDVKKMIREGVATRADGLKVEVAVNTADMQIARIQSGVSLAKMALCELCGLELNGDIPLSDEGDADLPPTPSTQFDNYTVSSSDTTGLNEARPELRLLQNTVDMSIQNTKLIRSLYMPHVLLTAGYSVSNPNLFNGFQKRFTDLWNIGVTVQVPIWNWGENKYKVRASKTATTIAQLEMDDVRKKIDLEIEQNRLRLKDANKQLATSQKNMAAAEENLRCANVGFKEGVMTVTEVMAAQTAWQTSRMAIIDAEISVKLAQTGLQKALGGL; encoded by the coding sequence ATGAAAAAGTTATTCACCATAGCAATGTTATTGGGTGTCACCTTGGGCATTCATGCACAGGAGGTGTACTCTCTGCAGAAGTGTCGTGAGCTGGCTTTACAAAACAATCGTCAGCTAAAGGTTTCGCGTATGACAGTAGATGTGGCAGAAAACACACGTAAGGCAGCTAAGACAAAGTATCTGCCACGTGTTGATGCACTTGCTGGTTATCAACACTTTTCACGAGAGATTTCACTTCTCAGCGATGATCAAAAGAATGCATTTAGCAATCTTGGAACAAATACCTTTGGGCAGTTAGGTGGTCAGATTGGACAGAACTTAACCTCGTTAGCACAACAAGGTATCCTCAGTCCACAGATGGCTCAGCAGCTTGGTCAGCTCTTTAGCAATGTTGCGACACCACTCACTCAGGTCGGAAACAATATCGGACAAAGTATCAATGACGCATTCCGTTCAAACACAAAGAACGTCTATGCCGGTGGTATTGTTGTCAATCAACCTATTTATATGGGAGGTGCTATTAAAGCAGCTAACGATATGGCAGCTATTGGTGAGCAGGTTGCACAAAACAATATCAGCCTTAAACGACAGTTAGTCCTCTATGGAGTTGATAATGCGTATTGGCTTGCTATCTCCTTAAAGAAGAAAGAAGCGTTAGCAACTCGCTATCGTGATTTAGCTCAAAAGCTCAATGAGGATGTTAAGAAGATGATACGCGAGGGTGTAGCTACTCGAGCTGATGGATTAAAGGTTGAGGTAGCTGTTAATACAGCTGACATGCAAATTGCTCGTATTCAAAGTGGTGTATCATTGGCTAAGATGGCATTGTGCGAACTTTGTGGTCTTGAATTGAATGGTGATATACCTCTATCTGATGAAGGTGATGCCGATCTCCCTCCTACTCCATCAACACAGTTTGACAACTATACAGTCTCTTCATCAGATACAACTGGGCTTAATGAAGCTCGTCCAGAGCTACGTCTCTTGCAGAATACAGTTGATATGAGCATACAGAATACCAAACTTATTCGTTCACTTTATATGCCTCATGTACTTCTTACTGCTGGCTATTCCGTATCGAATCCGAATCTCTTTAATGGTTTCCAGAAACGTTTTACAGATTTATGGAACATTGGAGTAACAGTTCAAGTACCAATATGGAATTGGGGAGAGAACAAATATAAGGTACGCGCAAGTAAGACTGCTACGACTATAGCACAGTTAGAAATGGATGACGTACGTAAGAAGATTGACTTGGAGATAGAGCAGAACAGACTCCGTCTTAAGGATGCAAACAAGCAACTTGCTACCTCTCAGAAGAATATGGCTGCAGCAGAAGAGAACCTTCGTTGTGCTAACGTAGGCTTCAAAGAGGGTGTTATGACGGTTACAGAAGTCATGGCTGCTCAGACTGCTTGGCAGACTTCACGCATGGCAATCATTGATGCAGAAATCAGCGTAAAGTTAGCACAAACAGGATTACAAAAGGCTCTTGGCGGTTTATAA
- a CDS encoding HlyD family secretion protein → MSAKSQHNNILLAVIGFVSVVVIVAVIGYFTIDRTEETIQGEVEVSEYRVACKFPGRITDIKVKEGDFVHKGDVLATLAIPEASTQEKVAEAAAGATDALSALAEGPTRRETVESAYQVYQQAIAANDIAEKTYGRMQRLYDEGVMSAQKRDEAMAAYEATKAGVQVAKSQWELAKNGAQRETKEAARKQAQAARSAVDVVRSVLKETVQRATADGEVETIYPKVGELVGLGSPIMSISMVDDIWGTFNVREDQLKDMKVGTVLKAYVPALDKNIELRVTSLKDKGSYAVWKATKTNGQYDLKTFQVKAKPTKKVEGLKPGMSLIIKK, encoded by the coding sequence ATGTCAGCAAAATCACAACATAACAACATACTTTTAGCCGTAATAGGCTTTGTATCTGTAGTAGTTATCGTGGCTGTTATTGGTTATTTCACCATTGACCGCACAGAAGAGACCATACAAGGAGAAGTAGAAGTAAGTGAATATCGTGTAGCTTGTAAGTTCCCAGGACGTATCACAGATATTAAAGTGAAGGAAGGTGACTTTGTTCACAAGGGAGACGTCCTTGCAACATTGGCTATTCCTGAGGCAAGTACACAAGAGAAAGTGGCTGAAGCTGCGGCTGGTGCAACAGATGCTTTGAGTGCTTTGGCAGAAGGTCCTACACGTCGTGAGACTGTAGAAAGTGCTTATCAAGTTTATCAGCAGGCTATTGCAGCAAATGATATTGCCGAAAAGACCTACGGTCGTATGCAACGTTTGTACGACGAAGGAGTGATGAGTGCACAGAAACGTGATGAGGCTATGGCAGCATACGAAGCAACAAAGGCTGGTGTACAAGTTGCTAAATCGCAGTGGGAACTTGCCAAGAATGGTGCCCAGCGTGAGACTAAAGAGGCTGCAAGAAAGCAAGCGCAGGCTGCTCGTTCTGCAGTTGATGTAGTTCGTTCTGTCTTGAAAGAAACCGTACAGCGTGCAACAGCAGATGGAGAGGTTGAAACAATCTATCCAAAGGTTGGCGAACTTGTCGGCTTAGGTAGTCCGATTATGAGCATCTCAATGGTTGATGATATTTGGGGAACCTTTAATGTTCGTGAGGATCAACTCAAGGATATGAAGGTTGGCACTGTTCTAAAAGCCTATGTTCCTGCGCTTGATAAGAATATCGAACTGCGTGTAACCTCCTTAAAGGATAAAGGTTCTTACGCTGTATGGAAGGCTACAAAGACCAATGGACAGTATGATCTAAAGACATTCCAAGTTAAGGCAAAACCAACAAAGAAGGTTGAAGGCTTAAAGCCTGGTATGTCGTTGATAATAAAGAAGTAG
- a CDS encoding cytochrome d ubiquinol oxidase subunit II, producing MTYDFLQHYWWFIISLLGALLVFLLFVQGANSMIFQLGKTEEERRMLINSTGRKWEFTFTTLVTFGGAFFASFPLFYSTSFGGAYWVWVLILFTFIIQAISYEFQNKAGNLFGVRTFQTGLIINGILGPLLLGGAVATFFTGSNFIVEKGNITDFMQPVISHWANGSRGLDVLLNLWVVIFGISVVFLARILGTLYINNNVNDDIIRGRVRKQLLVNTVLFLLFFLPFLIVTLVGEGYAVNEAGIIVMEPMKYLNNLLAMWPLAIILLVGVVLLLFGIVKTVLKPEYVRGIWPAGIGVVLVVLVLFLIAGWNNTAYYPSTADQQSSLTLQNSSSSEFTLKAMFYVSFLVPFVLAYIVYAWRAIDKKAIDRKEIAEDDHAY from the coding sequence ATGACATACGATTTTCTGCAACACTACTGGTGGTTCATCATCTCACTTTTAGGTGCGCTACTTGTCTTCCTGCTGTTCGTGCAGGGTGCAAACTCAATGATTTTCCAATTGGGTAAGACAGAAGAAGAGCGCCGCATGCTCATTAATTCAACTGGTCGTAAGTGGGAGTTCACCTTTACAACGCTCGTTACGTTCGGTGGAGCATTCTTTGCTTCTTTCCCACTGTTCTATAGTACCAGTTTTGGTGGTGCTTACTGGGTATGGGTATTGATTCTCTTCACCTTTATCATTCAGGCTATTAGTTATGAATTCCAGAACAAGGCAGGTAACCTCTTTGGTGTTCGTACCTTCCAGACTGGATTGATTATTAATGGTATTCTTGGTCCATTGCTCTTAGGTGGAGCTGTTGCAACCTTCTTTACAGGTTCTAACTTCATCGTAGAGAAAGGTAACATTACTGACTTCATGCAGCCTGTTATCTCTCATTGGGCAAATGGTTCACGTGGACTTGACGTACTGCTCAATCTTTGGGTAGTTATCTTTGGTATTTCTGTAGTATTCCTTGCACGTATCCTCGGTACACTCTATATTAATAATAATGTGAACGATGACATTATCCGTGGACGTGTTCGTAAGCAGTTGCTCGTTAACACTGTTCTTTTCTTACTGTTCTTCTTGCCTTTCCTTATTGTAACATTGGTAGGCGAGGGTTACGCAGTAAATGAAGCTGGCATTATCGTTATGGAACCAATGAAGTATCTGAACAACTTATTAGCAATGTGGCCATTAGCTATCATTCTGCTTGTAGGTGTTGTTCTCTTGCTTTTCGGAATCGTTAAGACTGTTCTTAAGCCAGAGTATGTACGTGGTATTTGGCCTGCAGGTATTGGTGTTGTATTGGTTGTTTTGGTTCTCTTCCTCATTGCAGGATGGAACAACACAGCTTACTATCCATCAACAGCCGACCAACAGAGCTCATTGACACTTCAGAACAGTTCTTCAAGTGAGTTCACATTGAAGGCTATGTTCTATGTTAGCTTCCTTGTTCCATTCGTTTTGGCATACATAGTTTATGCTTGGCGTGCAATCGACAAGAAGGCTATTGACCGTAAGGAAATTGCTGAGGACGACCACGCTTACTAA
- a CDS encoding lactate utilization protein B: protein MSTYHSKKAKEFLKDPKKVERHDHTFWSLRQKRDAAAAELPEWEDLREHASRIKEHTATHLADYLEQFTNSLERNGVIVHFAKDAQEFNEMVYGILESHKVKKLVKSKSMLTEECEMNPYLIKRGINVVESDLGERILQLMHLKPAHIVMPAIHLTRDEIGEMFEEKGISKEKGNHDPTYLTRCAREDLRGDFMDADAGLTGCNFGVAATGDCVVCTNEGNADMSTSVPKLHIVAMGIEKVIPDYDSLAVFQRLLARSGTGQPSTAFTSQFRKARPGGEMHVILVDNGRSDMIANKEHWMTLKCIRCGACMNTCPVYRRSGGYSYSYFIPGPIGVDLGMLKNPKQHSGNVSACSLCLSCDCVCPAKVTPGSQIYRWRQSLEKYGTENKEKKVMAEGMKVVYENYHIYDALLRNSSVANHIPESLMDIKLNPWSIGHTMPKFAKKPFHVIFKHAMEELKHE, encoded by the coding sequence ATGTCAACATATCATTCTAAAAAAGCAAAAGAGTTTCTGAAAGACCCTAAGAAGGTTGAACGACATGACCATACATTTTGGTCATTACGTCAGAAAAGAGATGCTGCAGCGGCAGAGCTACCAGAATGGGAGGATTTACGTGAACATGCAAGTCGAATAAAAGAGCATACAGCAACCCATTTAGCTGACTATTTAGAGCAATTTACTAATAGTTTGGAACGTAATGGTGTTATTGTTCATTTTGCTAAAGATGCACAGGAGTTCAACGAAATGGTTTATGGAATACTGGAGTCTCATAAAGTAAAGAAACTCGTTAAATCTAAATCAATGCTGACCGAGGAATGTGAGATGAATCCTTATCTGATAAAGAGAGGAATCAATGTCGTTGAATCCGACCTTGGTGAGCGTATTCTTCAACTCATGCATTTGAAGCCTGCGCATATTGTTATGCCTGCTATTCACTTGACTCGTGATGAGATTGGAGAGATGTTTGAAGAGAAAGGAATCTCTAAAGAGAAAGGAAATCATGACCCAACTTATCTTACACGTTGTGCACGTGAAGATTTGCGTGGTGATTTTATGGATGCTGATGCAGGACTTACAGGTTGTAACTTTGGTGTTGCTGCGACAGGAGATTGTGTTGTCTGCACTAATGAAGGTAATGCTGACATGTCAACTTCAGTACCTAAATTACATATTGTTGCCATGGGTATTGAGAAAGTTATTCCTGATTATGATTCGTTGGCAGTGTTCCAACGCTTATTAGCACGCAGTGGAACAGGACAACCATCAACTGCCTTTACCTCTCAATTCCGTAAGGCACGACCAGGAGGTGAGATGCATGTAATATTAGTAGACAATGGGCGTAGTGACATGATTGCAAATAAAGAACATTGGATGACATTGAAGTGTATTCGATGTGGTGCATGTATGAATACTTGCCCTGTCTATCGTCGTTCAGGAGGTTATTCATATAGTTACTTTATTCCAGGTCCTATTGGAGTTGACCTTGGTATGCTAAAGAATCCAAAACAGCACAGTGGTAATGTTTCTGCATGCTCATTATGTTTGAGTTGTGATTGTGTTTGCCCTGCAAAGGTAACTCCAGGTAGTCAGATATATCGATGGCGTCAAAGCCTTGAGAAATATGGTACAGAGAATAAAGAAAAGAAAGTGATGGCAGAAGGTATGAAAGTTGTTTACGAAAACTATCATATTTATGATGCTTTACTTCGTAATTCATCAGTTGCCAATCACATACCAGAATCGCTAATGGATATAAAGCTTAATCCATGGAGCATTGGTCATACAATGCCAAAGTTTGCGAAAAAGCCTTTCCATGTCATATTTAAGCACGCAATGGAGGAATTGAAGCATGAATAA
- a CDS encoding (Fe-S)-binding protein, translating into MRVGLFIPCYVDALYPQVGVATYKLLRKLKLDVVYPEHQTCCGQPMANGGFQRMSNHLAGRFEDKFKDFDYIVTPSVSCAAFVRVNYPQILDYECQTPKKTMELVEFLHDVLKVKELPGSFPHVVSVHNSCHGVRELTLSTPSELQEKPVNKIVELLKLKEGITVKEPERKDECCGFGGMFAVEEPYISTAMGNDKVKRHMDTGAEFITGSDSSCLMHMQGVAGKKHYPIKFMHVAEILAAGL; encoded by the coding sequence ATGAGAGTTGGTCTCTTTATTCCATGTTACGTCGATGCACTTTATCCACAAGTAGGCGTAGCAACTTATAAGCTTTTGAGAAAGCTAAAATTAGATGTAGTCTATCCCGAACATCAGACTTGTTGTGGTCAACCAATGGCAAATGGTGGCTTTCAGCGTATGTCAAATCACCTTGCTGGACGTTTTGAGGATAAGTTTAAAGACTTCGATTATATCGTAACACCTAGTGTATCTTGTGCTGCTTTTGTGCGGGTTAATTACCCACAAATACTCGATTATGAGTGTCAGACACCTAAGAAAACAATGGAGTTGGTAGAATTCTTACATGATGTTCTGAAGGTAAAGGAACTTCCTGGAAGTTTTCCTCATGTCGTGTCTGTTCATAACTCTTGTCATGGTGTACGTGAATTAACGCTTAGTACACCTTCTGAATTGCAAGAGAAGCCAGTAAATAAGATAGTTGAATTATTAAAACTCAAGGAAGGTATCACGGTTAAAGAACCTGAACGCAAGGATGAGTGTTGCGGTTTTGGTGGTATGTTTGCTGTTGAAGAACCTTATATCAGCACTGCTATGGGTAACGATAAAGTGAAACGTCATATGGATACGGGAGCTGAGTTTATCACTGGTTCGGATAGTTCATGCTTAATGCACATGCAGGGTGTGGCAGGAAAGAAACACTATCCTATCAAGTTCATGCATGTAGCTGAGATCTTAGCTGCGGGTTTATGA
- a CDS encoding DNA topoisomerase 3, producing the protein MIVCIAEKPSVAKDIARILGANKACNGYMEGNNYQVTWTFGHLCELKEPNDYFTNWKYWSLAALPMIPPRFGIKLIEDEGIKKQFAVIEQLYQSAEMIINCGDAGQEGELIQRWVMQKAGVKCPVKRLWISSMTDEAIREGFANLKEQEQYQPLYLAGLSRAIGDWLLGMNATRLYTLKYGNNSYGRGQVLSIGRVQTPTLALIVQRQKEIDNFKPEPYWVLATVYRETQFTATKGKFTSKEEGEKAFSTIEGKPFTITSVAKKKGAEQPKQLYDLTSLQVDCNRKFGFSAEMTLNTIQTLYERKLTTYPRVDTQFLSDDIYPKCPQIMNGLFQTTFAGKKPYADIVKTLGGKPLPKTKRVFDSSKVTDHHAIIPTGVLPQGLTDAEQKVYDLIARRFIAAFYPDCKFSTTTVLGNVDEIEFKVSGKEILDLGWRVCTDTPTGSSSTPSDDSQEGTATTSPLLPTFKKGESGPHTPTLTEKQTTPPKHYTEASLLRAMETAGKFVEDETLRAAMKENGIGRPSSRAGIIETLFKRHYIRRKRKNIEATETGIALIDTIHEKLLTSAELTGIWEKKLRDIEAKKYDASQFINELKEQLTNIVNDVLADNSTRKIGEVEGDKEK; encoded by the coding sequence ATGATAGTTTGCATTGCAGAGAAACCCAGTGTTGCTAAAGATATAGCTCGAATCCTTGGTGCCAACAAGGCTTGTAACGGCTATATGGAGGGCAATAATTACCAAGTAACATGGACCTTCGGCCACCTTTGTGAGTTGAAGGAACCTAATGATTATTTTACGAACTGGAAATATTGGAGTCTCGCTGCATTGCCAATGATACCTCCACGCTTTGGTATTAAGCTCATTGAAGACGAAGGTATCAAAAAGCAGTTTGCTGTTATTGAGCAGCTTTACCAGTCGGCAGAGATGATTATCAACTGTGGTGACGCTGGTCAGGAAGGTGAATTAATTCAGCGGTGGGTAATGCAAAAAGCAGGTGTAAAGTGTCCTGTGAAGCGTCTTTGGATATCTTCGATGACGGATGAAGCTATTCGCGAGGGGTTTGCCAACTTAAAGGAACAAGAGCAGTATCAGCCACTTTACCTCGCAGGATTGTCTCGCGCGATTGGTGACTGGCTATTAGGAATGAATGCTACACGCCTTTATACATTAAAGTATGGCAACAATAGTTATGGCAGAGGTCAGGTTCTGTCAATTGGTCGAGTACAGACACCAACCTTGGCACTCATCGTACAGCGACAAAAAGAGATAGATAACTTTAAGCCAGAGCCTTATTGGGTATTAGCTACAGTTTATCGTGAAACGCAGTTTACGGCAACAAAGGGTAAATTCACCTCTAAAGAAGAAGGCGAAAAAGCCTTCTCAACGATTGAAGGAAAGCCTTTTACAATAACAAGTGTAGCAAAAAAGAAAGGGGCAGAACAGCCTAAACAACTTTATGATCTCACCTCTCTGCAGGTAGATTGTAACCGTAAGTTTGGATTCTCTGCTGAGATGACACTCAATACGATTCAAACTCTCTACGAACGTAAACTTACAACTTATCCACGTGTTGACACACAGTTCCTCTCTGATGATATCTATCCGAAGTGTCCACAGATAATGAACGGACTCTTTCAGACTACATTTGCGGGTAAAAAACCTTATGCCGATATCGTGAAGACGTTGGGTGGCAAGCCATTGCCTAAGACAAAACGTGTCTTTGATTCCTCAAAGGTGACAGATCACCATGCCATTATTCCAACTGGTGTACTACCACAAGGACTGACAGATGCTGAACAAAAGGTGTACGACCTCATTGCACGTCGTTTTATCGCTGCTTTCTATCCCGATTGCAAGTTCTCTACGACAACAGTATTAGGTAATGTTGACGAGATAGAGTTTAAGGTTTCTGGCAAAGAAATATTGGATTTGGGTTGGAGAGTTTGCACTGATACCCCTACAGGTTCCTCCTCTACTCCATCGGATGATAGCCAAGAAGGAACCGCTACAACCTCTCCTCTACTTCCTACCTTTAAGAAAGGGGAATCAGGACCGCACACCCCTACCCTTACCGAAAAACAAACAACCCCTCCAAAACATTACACTGAGGCCTCTTTGCTTCGTGCAATGGAAACAGCTGGTAAGTTTGTTGAAGACGAAACCCTGCGTGCTGCTATGAAGGAGAATGGTATCGGACGCCCTTCATCACGTGCAGGAATTATTGAAACGCTCTTTAAACGCCATTATATTCGTCGTAAAAGAAAGAATATAGAAGCAACTGAGACTGGTATTGCACTGATTGATACTATTCACGAGAAACTTCTTACATCAGCCGAATTGACGGGTATCTGGGAGAAGAAACTTCGTGATATTGAAGCTAAAAAGTATGATGCTTCTCAATTTATTAACGAATTGAAAGAGCAACTTACGAACATAGTCAACGACGTGTTAGCTGACAATTCTACACGAAAAATTGGTGAAGTAGAGGGTGATAAAGAGAAGTAG
- a CDS encoding ABC transporter permease, producing the protein MKKLLLYIRRIVNLSAREVGLMIHNPIYICCMVVFPLVIIFFFTSLMSTGQPEKLPCGVVDNDNTSVTRAMIRQLDGFQSTRVAGHYNNVSEARKAIQRNEIYGFLYIPEGTTAKLISQRQPEISFYYSNVTLVAGGMIFKDLKTVTTLSSAAVGAAKLQMLGKTPDEIKTIIQPIGLDVHMVGNPWMNYNVYLSSIMIPGILVLFMFLITAYSIGTELKFGRANEWMSMAGNNIFLALTGKLLPQTLIFLTIFLGYEWYVYGYLNFPHPGGLGMIVFLAILTVLSSQGFGVFVFGLMPSLRMSMSICSLWAVVGFSACGATFPLFTMDGMIEALAQIIPLRHYYMIYQICIFNGYPLINAWVNVVALVAFASLPILVIRNIKRAMVEYVYIP; encoded by the coding sequence ATGAAGAAATTACTCTTATACATAAGAAGGATTGTTAATCTCTCTGCTCGTGAAGTTGGATTAATGATACATAACCCCATCTACATCTGTTGTATGGTGGTTTTTCCTCTTGTTATCATCTTTTTCTTTACATCTCTGATGAGTACTGGGCAGCCAGAGAAACTCCCTTGTGGTGTTGTCGACAACGATAATACTTCTGTTACACGTGCTATGATTCGTCAGTTGGATGGTTTTCAAAGTACACGTGTCGCAGGGCATTACAATAATGTATCTGAAGCACGTAAAGCCATACAGCGCAATGAGATATATGGTTTCCTCTATATCCCAGAAGGAACAACGGCTAAGCTTATTTCTCAGCGGCAGCCTGAGATTTCTTTCTATTATAGTAATGTGACACTCGTTGCGGGCGGTATGATTTTTAAAGACCTCAAGACGGTAACGACTTTAAGTTCTGCGGCTGTTGGTGCAGCCAAGTTGCAGATGCTTGGAAAGACACCTGATGAGATTAAAACAATCATTCAGCCAATAGGTCTCGATGTACACATGGTTGGTAATCCTTGGATGAACTATAATGTTTATTTGAGTAGTATTATGATTCCTGGTATTCTGGTGCTATTCATGTTTCTCATTACCGCCTACTCTATTGGTACCGAGCTAAAATTTGGTAGAGCTAATGAGTGGATGTCTATGGCAGGGAATAATATTTTTTTAGCCCTTACAGGTAAACTATTACCACAGACACTCATTTTCTTAACCATATTCTTAGGTTATGAATGGTATGTCTATGGCTATTTGAACTTTCCACACCCAGGTGGTCTGGGTATGATTGTCTTCCTTGCCATACTTACTGTATTGTCTTCTCAGGGATTCGGTGTTTTTGTCTTTGGGTTGATGCCTTCTCTGCGAATGTCAATGAGTATATGTTCTCTTTGGGCGGTGGTAGGCTTCTCTGCTTGTGGTGCAACCTTCCCACTATTTACTATGGACGGTATGATTGAAGCCTTAGCACAGATTATTCCACTGCGCCATTACTATATGATTTATCAAATCTGTATCTTCAATGGTTATCCATTGATAAATGCGTGGGTGAATGTCGTAGCACTGGTGGCTTTTGCCTCACTGCCAATCCTTGTGATTAGAAATATTAAGCGAGCAATGGTTGAATATGTGTATATACCATAA